Proteins from one Oscillatoria sp. FACHB-1407 genomic window:
- the lptB gene encoding LPS export ABC transporter ATP-binding protein, whose product MKIVLENIHKSYGRRVVVNRVNLSVARGEVVGLLGPNGAGKTTTFYIATGLEKPDYGRVWLNDLDITALPISKRARLGIGYLAQEPSIFRNLSVRDNILLVMQQTDIPRHEHRDRLHHLLKEFRLERIASTSGVKVSGGERRRTELARALAAGREGPKFLLLDEPFAGVDPIAVAEIQSIIAKLRDRYMGILITDHNVRETLAITDRAYIMRDGQILASGSAEELYGNPLVRQYYLGDSFQP is encoded by the coding sequence TTGAAGATTGTTCTGGAGAATATCCATAAGTCCTATGGTCGGCGCGTTGTTGTGAACCGCGTTAACCTCTCTGTCGCTAGAGGCGAGGTCGTTGGGCTGTTAGGACCAAACGGAGCAGGCAAAACTACAACTTTTTACATTGCAACTGGCTTAGAAAAACCAGATTATGGACGGGTTTGGCTCAATGATTTGGATATTACAGCGTTGCCTATCTCAAAACGCGCCCGTTTAGGGATTGGCTACCTGGCTCAAGAACCTAGCATTTTTAGAAATCTGAGTGTACGAGATAATATTCTGTTGGTGATGCAACAGACTGATATTCCCCGCCATGAACACCGCGATCGCCTGCATCATCTTCTCAAAGAGTTTCGTCTAGAACGCATTGCATCTACTTCAGGAGTCAAAGTCTCCGGTGGCGAACGCCGTCGCACTGAATTGGCTAGAGCCTTAGCCGCAGGACGTGAAGGACCTAAGTTTTTACTCCTAGACGAACCCTTTGCCGGAGTTGACCCTATCGCTGTAGCCGAGATTCAAAGCATCATCGCTAAACTGCGCGATCGCTACATGGGTATTCTCATCACCGATCACAACGTTCGTGAAACGCTAGCCATTACCGATCGGGCTTACATCATGCGAGATGGACAAATCCTGGCATCCGGTAGTGCTGAAGAATTGTATGGCAACCCTTTAGTCCGGCAATACTACTTAGGCGACAGCTTTCAACCCTGA
- a CDS encoding LptF/LptG family permease — protein MTIGFSKSPSPQFNLWYWLPQLSVMDRYIVAELILPFLFGVGMFTSLGVSVDSLFELIRRVTESGLPLAIAFKVLLLKMPQFIVYSFPMSILLATLMTYGRFSSDSELVAMRGCGVSTYRMVAPALVLCIFVTGLTFAFHELLVPAANYEATVTLQEALNEENPSFQEQNILYQEFQTVEQPDGEDEQVLSRLFYAREFDGEQMQGLTILDFSQEGLNQIVSARSALWNGEQNTWDFFDGTIYVVSADGSFRNIVKFQQQQLKLPREPLDLASRQRDYDEMNIAQSLEYLNLIESGGNEPKIRELRVRIQQKYALPFVCIAYGLVGAALGMRLQRTGRATSFAISVLIIFTYYLSVVVSGAIAQTGNISPFLGAWLPNLFGLAAGIALLIRSAK, from the coding sequence ATGACCATCGGTTTTTCAAAATCTCCTAGCCCCCAATTCAATCTTTGGTACTGGCTGCCTCAACTGTCTGTCATGGATCGCTATATCGTGGCGGAGTTAATCTTGCCATTTCTGTTTGGCGTAGGCATGTTCACGTCGCTGGGTGTATCAGTAGACAGCTTGTTCGAGCTCATTCGACGGGTCACAGAGTCAGGACTACCCTTGGCGATCGCCTTCAAGGTATTGCTGCTCAAAATGCCTCAGTTCATCGTCTACTCATTTCCCATGTCCATCCTGCTGGCAACCTTGATGACCTATGGTCGGTTCTCTAGCGATAGCGAACTTGTTGCAATGCGTGGCTGTGGGGTTAGTACTTATCGCATGGTGGCTCCAGCACTGGTACTCTGTATCTTTGTGACTGGCTTAACCTTTGCTTTCCATGAACTGCTCGTTCCCGCCGCTAACTACGAAGCAACCGTTACGCTTCAAGAAGCTCTCAATGAGGAAAATCCTTCGTTTCAGGAACAAAATATTCTCTATCAAGAGTTTCAAACTGTAGAACAACCCGATGGCGAAGATGAGCAAGTTCTATCACGCTTGTTCTACGCCAGAGAGTTTGATGGCGAACAAATGCAGGGATTAACGATCCTCGATTTTTCTCAGGAAGGGCTAAATCAAATCGTCAGTGCTCGTTCAGCCCTATGGAATGGAGAACAGAACACTTGGGATTTCTTTGACGGCACCATTTATGTCGTATCTGCTGACGGTTCGTTCCGCAATATCGTCAAGTTTCAGCAGCAACAATTGAAACTACCCAGAGAACCCCTTGATTTGGCTTCTCGTCAACGCGACTACGATGAGATGAATATTGCTCAGTCCTTGGAGTATCTAAACCTGATCGAGAGCGGAGGAAATGAACCTAAAATTCGGGAATTGCGAGTTCGCATTCAACAGAAGTATGCCCTTCCCTTTGTTTGTATTGCCTATGGTTTGGTAGGGGCAGCCTTGGGAATGAGATTACAACGCACAGGCAGAGCCACAAGCTTCGCAATCAGTGTCCTCATCATCTTCACCTACTATCTGTCAGTTGTCGTCAGTGGGGCGATCGCTCAAACTGGCAATATATCCCCGTTTTTGGGAGCTTGGTTACCTAACCTATTT